In a single window of the candidate division WOR-3 bacterium genome:
- a CDS encoding ATP-binding protein: MEINKYRVPISQLTGHIPDSWLPFNSTTELVSSPFILGQERAVKALRLGLGINSPGYNIFVTGILGTGRKTTIRYLLNEIVKSKKIPDDLVYVNNFERPDYPILITLPAGQGKLLSQAMNELIEFLIKTIPGLLESEIYLEKKNKIINDFKAKSELIAQKFEREIQQDNFKLVPLAPGGRVELVYMFENQAFDLAGLNTLFEEGKITQEEWELIKTKYIKYLEELQILLKKIRNLEKETKKLLEELNEKTIQPVVTERIAEIRESFSSRKLEKYLSDVEKVIIKRLDLFLRPLLQDVPSKEKSPDALEHDPFIEFRVNVLVDNSQCKTAPIIFENTPTYKNLFGTIERTWNRYGQWRSDFTKIKAGSILLANGGFLILNAIDVLLEPNVWNILKRTLRSGYLEISSTDQISLLPLSTLKPEPIPLDLKVILIGDPTLYYLLYTYDEDFRKVFKIRADFDWEIPLNETNLKEYLAVLKAICEKECLLPFDRTGIKRVLKYALRLSGHKNKLSIRFNQIADILREANYWAQKDNQTVVTEYYVQKAIAEQKDRVKLIEEKIQKMISDGTIFIDTDGSVVGQVNGLSLLDLGDYVFGKPSRITAKIGVGTMGVINIEREAELSGPIHNKGVYIISGYLRDKYAQDKPLTLTASICFEQSYSGVEGDSASSAELYALLSSLAELPLRQDLAVTGSVNQKGEIQPVGGINEKIEGFYVTCKAKGLTGTQGVIIPEANVGNLVLSDEIIESISQNKFHVYAIKTIDEGIELLTGVPAGTKDQGGNYPEGTVNYLVNEKLKNLALILQKYHSKETSNSL; this comes from the coding sequence ATGGAGATTAATAAATATCGTGTCCCAATTTCGCAACTAACAGGGCATATACCCGATAGCTGGTTACCTTTTAATAGCACTACAGAGCTGGTATCGTCACCTTTTATTTTAGGGCAAGAACGCGCTGTTAAAGCGTTGCGCTTGGGATTAGGGATAAACAGCCCAGGGTATAATATTTTTGTTACCGGTATTTTGGGCACTGGCCGAAAAACAACGATTCGCTATTTGTTAAATGAAATTGTCAAGTCTAAAAAAATTCCCGATGATCTTGTATATGTTAATAACTTTGAGCGACCTGATTATCCGATTTTAATAACTTTACCAGCGGGCCAAGGAAAATTACTCTCCCAGGCCATGAATGAATTAATTGAATTTCTAATTAAAACAATACCTGGACTTTTAGAAAGCGAAATTTACCTAGAGAAAAAGAATAAAATTATTAACGATTTTAAAGCCAAGTCAGAGTTAATTGCCCAGAAGTTTGAACGAGAAATTCAACAAGATAATTTTAAACTGGTACCGCTGGCACCTGGAGGCCGCGTCGAGTTAGTTTATATGTTTGAAAATCAGGCTTTCGATTTAGCTGGTCTCAATACTCTCTTTGAAGAAGGTAAAATCACGCAAGAAGAGTGGGAGCTTATTAAAACTAAATATATTAAATATCTCGAGGAACTACAGATTCTGCTTAAAAAAATCCGAAATTTAGAAAAGGAAACGAAAAAATTGTTAGAAGAATTAAATGAAAAAACTATTCAGCCTGTGGTTACCGAACGCATCGCAGAAATTCGGGAAAGCTTTTCAAGTCGCAAGCTAGAAAAATATTTAAGTGATGTTGAAAAAGTGATAATCAAACGCCTCGATCTGTTTCTTCGTCCGCTACTCCAAGATGTGCCCTCAAAGGAAAAATCACCCGATGCATTAGAACACGATCCATTTATCGAATTTAGAGTAAATGTTTTAGTTGATAATTCCCAATGTAAAACTGCGCCAATTATTTTTGAAAACACCCCAACTTATAAAAATCTTTTCGGAACAATTGAACGAACTTGGAACCGTTATGGACAGTGGCGGAGCGATTTTACTAAGATCAAGGCTGGTTCAATCCTTTTAGCCAACGGGGGATTTTTAATTTTGAATGCAATCGATGTTTTATTGGAACCAAATGTCTGGAATATCCTTAAACGGACACTTCGTAGCGGCTATTTAGAAATATCGAGCACCGACCAAATATCATTATTACCGCTTAGCACCTTGAAACCAGAACCGATACCTTTAGACTTAAAAGTAATTCTCATCGGCGATCCGACTCTCTATTATTTGTTGTATACTTATGATGAAGACTTTAGAAAAGTATTTAAAATTCGGGCCGATTTTGACTGGGAAATACCTCTCAATGAAACTAACCTTAAGGAATATTTAGCAGTATTAAAAGCAATTTGCGAAAAAGAATGCTTATTACCATTTGATCGTACCGGAATAAAACGTGTTCTTAAATATGCCTTAAGACTAAGTGGCCATAAAAACAAGTTGTCAATTCGTTTCAATCAAATTGCTGATATTTTACGAGAAGCTAATTATTGGGCTCAAAAAGACAATCAAACCGTAGTTACGGAATATTACGTTCAAAAAGCTATTGCGGAACAAAAGGATCGTGTAAAACTCATCGAAGAGAAAATTCAAAAGATGATCAGTGACGGTACAATTTTCATCGATACTGATGGTAGCGTTGTGGGGCAAGTAAATGGCCTATCACTCTTAGATCTAGGTGATTATGTATTCGGCAAACCTTCGCGTATTACCGCCAAAATAGGCGTCGGTACCATGGGAGTAATCAATATCGAACGCGAAGCTGAGCTGTCAGGTCCAATTCACAACAAGGGTGTATACATTATTTCGGGTTACTTGCGAGATAAGTATGCCCAAGACAAACCTCTTACTTTAACTGCTAGTATTTGTTTTGAACAATCATATTCTGGAGTGGAAGGCGACAGTGCATCCTCAGCTGAACTCTATGCATTACTTTCAAGTCTTGCTGAATTACCACTAAGACAGGACTTAGCCGTCACTGGGTCAGTTAACCAGAAAGGCGAAATTCAGCCAGTAGGGGGAATAAACGAAAAAATCGAAGGATTTTACGTGACCTGCAAAGCTAAAGGCCTTACTGGAACTCAAGGAGTAATTATCCCTGAAGCTAATGTTGGAAATTTAGTACTTAGTGATGAAATAATTGAGAGCATAAGTCAAAATAAGTTTCACGTTTACGCAATAAAAACAATTGACGAAGGTATTGAGCTCCTAACCGGTGTACCAGCTGGAACCAAGGATCAAGGTGGTAATTATCCCGAAGGCACTGTCAACTACTTAGTAAATGAAAAATTAAAAAACCTTGCGCTTATTTTACAAAAATACCACAGTAAAGAAACAAGTAATTCGCTTTAA